The Tistrella mobilis genome window below encodes:
- the rpsB gene encoding 30S ribosomal protein S2, translating into MALPTFTMRQLLEAGVHFGHQSRRWNPRMAPYLFGTRNGIHIIDLRETQPQLYRAMEAVRDIVANRGRVLFVGTKRQAQELVAEGAKRCGQYYVNRRWLGGMLTNWQTISNSIRRLREIEQLLDQQADLGLTKKELLKLTRQRDNLEASLGGIKDMGGLPDALFVIDTNKEELAVREAAKLGIPVIAILDSNSNPDGVTFPVAGNDDSTKAIQLYLELISGAVLDGIQQEMIRSGADLGALADPVSVDLDDEGAEDEVVEEAAETAGEAQA; encoded by the coding sequence ATGGCGCTTCCCACCTTTACCATGCGTCAGCTTCTCGAAGCCGGCGTTCACTTCGGGCATCAGTCCCGCCGCTGGAACCCGCGCATGGCGCCGTATCTCTTCGGCACCCGCAACGGCATCCACATCATCGACCTGCGCGAGACCCAGCCGCAGCTCTATCGTGCGATGGAAGCGGTGCGCGACATCGTCGCCAACCGTGGCCGCGTGCTGTTCGTCGGCACCAAGCGCCAGGCGCAGGAGCTGGTCGCCGAGGGCGCGAAGCGCTGCGGTCAGTACTACGTCAACCGCCGCTGGCTCGGCGGCATGCTGACCAACTGGCAGACCATCTCCAACTCGATCCGCCGTCTGCGTGAGATCGAGCAGCTTCTCGACCAGCAGGCCGATCTGGGCCTGACCAAGAAGGAGCTGCTGAAGCTGACCCGTCAGCGCGACAACCTTGAGGCGTCGCTCGGTGGCATCAAGGACATGGGCGGCCTGCCGGACGCGCTGTTCGTGATCGACACCAACAAGGAAGAGCTGGCAGTTCGCGAAGCGGCGAAGCTGGGCATTCCGGTGATCGCGATCCTGGACAGCAATTCGAACCCCGACGGCGTGACCTTCCCGGTTGCCGGCAATGACGACTCGACCAAGGCGATCCAGCTTTATCTGGAGCTGATCTCGGGCGCGGTCCTCGACGGCATCCAGCAGGAGATGATCCGCTCGGGCGCCGATCTCGGCGCACTGGCCGATCCGGTTTCGGTCGATCTCGATGACGAGGGCGCCGAGGACGAGGTGGTCGAAGAGGCTGCCGAGACCGCGGGCGAGGCCCAGGCCTGA
- the dnaE gene encoding DNA polymerase III subunit alpha codes for MSYADFVHLRVHTAYSLSEGAVKTKDLVKLVKAQKMPAVAVTDTGNLFGAMEISSTLPKEGIQPILGMIIRLTRAAGEDRFGRRPEPEPLVLLAQTGAGYDNLGRIVSRAFMDTPTGETPQVSEQVLAEFSSDVICLSGGPNGPVGARILEGRDDEARAQAGRLAAIFPGRFYIELMRHCAPGETPPDAEADSEPGLVEIAYDLDLPLVATNDVFFTTEAMYEAHDALLCIAEGRHIEDTNRRRLTPHHYFKSAADMRALFADLPEAVDNTLVIAQRCAAKAPFRKPILPKSTRDPNAREEDELRRLSREGLERRLETAVYTPAMDEAEREAVAAPYRERLDYELDVIVKMGFPGYFLIVAEFIQWAKAHGIPVGPGRGSGAGSVVAWSLTITDLDPLRFGLLFERFLNPERVSMPDFDVDFCQDRRDEVIQHVRELYGFDRVAQIITFGKLQARAVLRDVGRVLGMPFGQTDKICKLVPNNPANPVTLQEAIDGEPALQRARDEDEQVARLINIALKLEGLYRHASTHAAGVVIGDRPLDELVPLYRDPRSDMPVTQFSMKYVEQTGLIKFDFLGLKTLTVITTAERLIRQVEPDFDINRVPLDDRKSFEMLARGEGVGVFQLESSGMRDVLRKMRPDKFEDIIAVVALYRPGPMDNIPRYIAVKHGSEEAEYLHPMLKPILEETYGIMIYQEQVMQAAQVLAGYSLGQADLLRRAMGKKIKEEMDAQRESFTKGAVANGVDKETAGLIFDQIAKFAGYGFNKSHAAAYALVAYQTAYLKANWPVEFMAASMTLDMHNTDKLAGFRQELNRLKIGVVPPDVNQSDAVFSVRRTKAAPKGEILYALGALKQVGPQAMEELVAERRKGGVYADLFDLSARLGTKIINKRMMESLTKAGAFDRLNANRAQVMNAIDMVLRYGQAAQEERESNQVSLFGGPGGEAVPKPPMPQVDPWMPMEQLKRELEAVGFYLSAHPLDAYDKVMDRLGVVRAGDLAAKLEREGAAGLKLAGTLIAKQERRSAKGSRFAFAQLSDPTGVFEVTLFSETLSQARDLLEPGVPLLIEASGEWREDTVRLTAQNVRSLDDVAASSSARLTIQVAEERALALIRRLIEREPEGRGRITLELDIDLEGERQVVRLDLPKPVSITPALKAALKITPGVIDAIEA; via the coding sequence GTGTCGTATGCCGATTTCGTCCATCTTCGCGTCCATACCGCCTATTCGTTGTCGGAAGGGGCGGTGAAGACCAAGGATCTGGTCAAACTGGTCAAGGCGCAGAAGATGCCGGCGGTGGCGGTGACCGACACCGGTAATCTGTTCGGGGCCATGGAGATTTCCTCCACCCTGCCTAAGGAGGGCATCCAGCCGATCCTGGGCATGATCATCCGGCTGACCCGTGCGGCCGGAGAGGACCGCTTCGGCCGGCGGCCGGAGCCTGAACCGCTTGTGCTGCTGGCGCAGACCGGCGCCGGCTATGACAATCTTGGCCGCATCGTCAGCCGGGCCTTCATGGACACGCCGACTGGGGAGACGCCCCAGGTATCGGAACAGGTTCTGGCAGAATTCTCGTCCGATGTCATCTGCCTGTCGGGCGGCCCCAACGGTCCGGTGGGTGCACGTATTCTTGAGGGGCGCGATGATGAGGCGCGGGCGCAGGCCGGGCGCCTGGCAGCGATTTTTCCCGGTCGGTTCTATATTGAGCTGATGCGTCACTGCGCTCCGGGTGAGACCCCGCCCGATGCCGAGGCGGACAGCGAGCCCGGGCTGGTCGAGATCGCCTATGATCTCGATCTGCCGCTTGTTGCGACGAATGACGTGTTCTTCACGACCGAGGCGATGTACGAGGCTCATGATGCGCTGCTGTGCATCGCGGAAGGTCGCCATATCGAAGACACCAACCGCCGCCGTCTGACGCCGCACCACTATTTTAAGTCGGCCGCTGACATGCGGGCGCTGTTTGCCGATCTGCCCGAAGCGGTGGACAATACGCTGGTGATTGCGCAGCGGTGTGCAGCCAAGGCGCCGTTCCGCAAGCCTATCCTGCCCAAATCCACCCGTGATCCGAATGCGCGGGAAGAGGACGAACTTCGCCGACTGTCGAGGGAAGGGCTGGAGCGGCGCCTGGAGACGGCCGTCTACACGCCGGCCATGGACGAGGCGGAGCGCGAGGCCGTCGCGGCTCCCTATCGGGAGCGGCTGGACTACGAGCTCGACGTGATCGTCAAGATGGGCTTTCCCGGCTACTTCCTGATCGTGGCGGAGTTCATCCAGTGGGCGAAGGCACATGGCATTCCGGTCGGGCCCGGCCGCGGTTCCGGCGCGGGCTCGGTCGTGGCCTGGTCGCTGACCATCACGGATCTCGACCCGTTGCGGTTCGGCCTGCTGTTCGAGCGTTTCCTGAACCCCGAACGCGTGTCGATGCCGGATTTTGACGTCGACTTCTGTCAGGATCGCCGTGACGAGGTCATTCAGCACGTCCGCGAACTCTATGGCTTCGACCGGGTCGCCCAGATCATCACCTTCGGTAAGCTGCAAGCCCGCGCGGTGCTGCGCGATGTCGGCCGCGTCCTGGGCATGCCCTTTGGTCAGACCGACAAGATCTGCAAGCTGGTCCCGAACAACCCTGCCAATCCGGTTACCCTGCAGGAGGCGATCGACGGCGAGCCGGCGTTGCAGCGGGCACGCGACGAGGACGAGCAGGTCGCGCGGCTGATCAACATCGCGCTCAAGCTCGAAGGCCTTTACCGCCATGCATCGACCCATGCTGCCGGTGTGGTGATCGGCGACCGGCCGCTCGACGAACTGGTGCCGCTCTATCGCGACCCGCGCTCCGACATGCCGGTCACCCAGTTTTCGATGAAGTATGTCGAGCAGACCGGGCTGATCAAGTTCGACTTCCTGGGGCTGAAGACCCTGACCGTGATCACCACGGCCGAACGTCTGATACGGCAGGTCGAGCCCGATTTCGACATCAACCGGGTGCCTCTGGATGACCGGAAGAGCTTCGAGATGCTGGCGCGCGGCGAAGGCGTCGGCGTGTTCCAGCTGGAAAGCTCGGGCATGCGTGACGTGCTGCGCAAGATGCGCCCCGACAAGTTCGAGGACATCATCGCGGTGGTGGCGCTGTATCGCCCCGGTCCGATGGACAACATCCCACGCTACATTGCGGTCAAGCACGGCTCGGAAGAGGCCGAATACCTGCATCCCATGCTGAAGCCGATCCTGGAGGAAACCTACGGGATCATGATCTATCAGGAGCAGGTGATGCAGGCCGCCCAGGTGCTGGCGGGCTACAGCCTGGGTCAGGCCGATCTGCTGCGCCGCGCGATGGGCAAAAAGATCAAGGAAGAGATGGATGCCCAGCGTGAGAGCTTCACCAAGGGGGCCGTCGCCAACGGGGTCGACAAGGAGACCGCCGGCCTGATCTTTGATCAGATCGCCAAGTTCGCAGGCTATGGCTTCAACAAGTCACATGCCGCAGCCTACGCACTTGTTGCCTATCAGACAGCCTATCTCAAGGCCAACTGGCCGGTCGAGTTCATGGCGGCTTCCATGACGCTCGATATGCACAACACCGACAAGCTGGCCGGTTTCCGGCAGGAGCTGAACCGGCTGAAGATCGGGGTCGTGCCGCCGGACGTGAATCAGTCGGATGCCGTGTTTTCGGTGCGCCGGACCAAGGCGGCGCCCAAGGGCGAGATCCTCTATGCGTTGGGCGCCCTGAAGCAAGTGGGTCCGCAGGCGATGGAAGAGCTGGTGGCCGAACGCCGGAAGGGCGGAGTTTATGCCGATCTCTTCGACCTTTCAGCGCGGCTCGGCACCAAGATCATCAACAAGCGCATGATGGAAAGCCTGACCAAGGCCGGTGCCTTCGATCGCCTGAACGCCAATCGTGCGCAGGTGATGAACGCCATCGACATGGTGCTGCGCTACGGGCAGGCTGCCCAGGAAGAGCGGGAGAGCAACCAGGTCAGCCTGTTCGGCGGCCCCGGTGGCGAGGCCGTACCCAAGCCACCGATGCCCCAGGTCGACCCGTGGATGCCGATGGAGCAGTTGAAGCGGGAGCTTGAGGCCGTGGGCTTCTACCTCTCGGCCCATCCGCTCGATGCCTATGACAAGGTCATGGACCGGCTGGGGGTGGTGAGGGCCGGCGATCTGGCGGCCAAGCTGGAGCGGGAAGGGGCGGCGGGGCTCAAGCTTGCCGGGACCTTGATCGCCAAGCAGGAACGCCGGTCGGCCAAGGGCAGCCGGTTCGCCTTTGCCCAGCTCTCCGATCCGACCGGCGTGTTCGAGGTCACGCTGTTCTCCGAAACCCTGTCCCAGGCCCGCGATCTGCTGGAGCCGGGCGTCCCGCTGCTGATCGAGGCAAGTGGCGAGTGGCGCGAAGATACGGTCCGGCTGACGGCCCAGAACGTCCGCTCGCTCGACGATGTCGCAGCTTCGTCCTCTGCTCGTCTGACCATCCAGGTGGCCGAAGAGCGGGCGCTGGCGCTCATCCGTCGGCTGATCGAACGGGAACCCGAAGGTCGCGGCCGCATCACCCTGGAGCTGGATATCGACCTTGAGGGAGAGCGTCAGGTCGTGCGCCTGGATCTGCCCAAGCCGGTCTCGATCACGCCGGCCCTGAAGGCCGCGCTCAAGATCACCCCCGGCGTGATCGACGCCATCGAGGCCTGA
- a CDS encoding YciI family protein: MFVVVLRFADRDRAAGALAGHRAWLDDGFADGRFVLAGSLATGQGGAVVIHGLSREEVERRVAADPFVSQGVVTAEILEIAANRADPRLDFMIA, encoded by the coding sequence ATGTTCGTTGTGGTGCTGAGGTTTGCTGATCGTGACCGGGCTGCCGGGGCTCTGGCCGGGCACAGGGCATGGCTGGACGACGGCTTCGCCGATGGGCGGTTCGTGCTTGCGGGCAGTCTCGCAACGGGGCAGGGCGGTGCTGTCGTCATCCATGGCCTCTCGCGTGAGGAGGTCGAGAGGCGGGTCGCGGCAGATCCGTTCGTGTCGCAGGGGGTGGTTACGGCCGAGATCCTGGAGATCGCCGCCAACCGTGCTGATCCTCGCCTGGATTTTATGATCGCCTAG
- a CDS encoding LysR family transcriptional regulator, which produces MSQAFGLNWDDLRLVLAVAEQGTVTAAAAALRISHPTLSRRLRQIEAGLGVRLFDRTPPRWRLTAAGEEMCDLAARLRTDIQALEGRIRGRDEGQRGIVRLTAPDAVAEYLLPDLLVTLCQDLPDVTLELVISNDVLSLAGRAADIALRVTDAPELSLKGRRVGTVAMAVHADAALARTWDGRDPADAPWTGYDEGLACTGPARWVAANIRPSQIRFRANSLPGATRAIRSGIGFGVLPCFIGAAVPGLVRVSAPLPGLSLGLWLLIHPEMARVPRVRAVADVLARALRNLGPVLDGVAA; this is translated from the coding sequence ATGTCGCAAGCCTTTGGCCTCAATTGGGATGATCTGCGTCTGGTCCTGGCGGTTGCCGAGCAGGGTACGGTAACTGCTGCGGCAGCGGCACTCAGGATCAGTCACCCGACCCTCTCCCGACGCCTGCGGCAGATCGAGGCCGGCCTGGGCGTGCGGCTGTTCGACCGCACGCCGCCCCGCTGGCGTCTGACGGCAGCCGGAGAGGAGATGTGCGATCTGGCGGCTCGCCTGCGCACCGACATCCAGGCCCTTGAGGGCCGCATCCGCGGCCGGGACGAAGGGCAACGGGGCATCGTGCGGCTGACGGCGCCGGATGCCGTCGCCGAGTACCTGCTTCCGGACCTGCTGGTCACGCTCTGTCAGGATCTGCCGGACGTTACTCTTGAACTGGTGATTTCGAACGACGTCCTGTCGCTGGCGGGGCGCGCCGCCGATATCGCCCTGCGTGTAACCGATGCACCGGAGCTGTCGCTGAAGGGGCGGCGGGTGGGGACGGTGGCGATGGCCGTTCATGCCGATGCCGCGCTGGCCCGAACATGGGACGGGCGGGATCCCGCTGATGCGCCCTGGACCGGTTATGACGAGGGGCTCGCCTGTACGGGGCCGGCACGCTGGGTCGCGGCCAATATCCGGCCATCGCAGATCCGTTTTCGCGCCAATAGCCTTCCGGGGGCCACCCGGGCCATCCGATCGGGCATCGGGTTCGGGGTGCTGCCCTGCTTCATCGGCGCGGCGGTTCCGGGGTTGGTCCGGGTATCGGCGCCGTTGCCGGGTCTGTCACTCGGCCTCTGGCTTCTGATCCATCCCGAAATGGCGCGTGTACCCCGCGTCCGGGCCGTAGCCGATGTCCTGGCGCGTGCCTTGCGGAACCTCGGACCAGTGCTCGACGGTGTCGCTGCCTGA